A stretch of the Argentina anserina chromosome 6, drPotAnse1.1, whole genome shotgun sequence genome encodes the following:
- the LOC126800746 gene encoding uncharacterized protein LOC126800746, whose protein sequence is MEEVISDSELNHVAMAEAFENLRGSLNQMRAQCVSNQATLQTRFMELQIREEEIARRGKLLEAKESGFRSKEVELDQIEEAITERLVEFEQCKSQLESLDFLIDEKERRVVEVEELIRGKERECGVVENRIEEGDRNLARVGESVKEMEKAMEVLRCKVELKAREFEEGLWEKLRLKEELLEPNVDELRVIADNVQECINEAQRKERELESRAKEVELAEMRVNERLNEVQRKEREVESKERRVNERVSKVELKEEHLCSMEKLIEGNKRGLDLLMKNSEERERKLVLVSGELKRKEKELRQQAEALELKRAQFDSQVKFQQLETMPGTNNAVIPSSVTNNISSLVKAEEPESSLSKHTASFPSSDLQLIATNDEGYVPTFLNENFCGNDFIQNELAASLRLVPDPAKLVLNNMQKSLTQYFKNGNFEESIMSGNLSILKELLNMSPDIGSHLKEDATYLAAKWKIKMRGNTENSLESLTFLLFLATYGIVHMLNVDEIVKLFGLISQSKRAVEVCHLHAFAVKIADLIRNLIEKKRLAEAVRCICMLKLTDIFSLKSLLEEYVQDAIRYSDAICGLEITSDEKGKFANGQMADARALVQCVKEFNLGSEHPSNALEIQIVQLETLEENWRVLLPSLCPSMVGEQHERGKRKKHNNGTSVLMA, encoded by the exons ATGGAAGAGGTGATCTCCGATTCAGAGCTGAACCACGTGGCGATGGCGGAAGCATTCGAGAATCTGCGAGGCAGCTTGAACCAAATGAGGGCGCAGTGCGTCTCCAACCAGGCCACACTCCAGACCCGGTTCATGGAGCTCCAGATCCGCGAGGAGGAAATCGCGCGCCGGGGGAAGCTTCTGGAAGCGAAAGAGTCCGGCTTTAGGTCGAAGGAGGTTGAGCTGGACCAAATTGAGGAGGCGATCACAGAGAGGCTTGTGGAATTTGAACAGTGTAAGAGTCAATTGGAAAGCCTTGATTTTTTGATTGatgagaaagagaggagagTTGTGGAAGTTGAGGAATTGATTAGGGGGAAAGAGAGGGAGTGTGGTGTAGTCGAGAATCGAATCGAAGAGGGGGATAGGAATTTGGCTAGGGTTGGGGAGAGTGTTAAGGAAATGGAGAAAGCTATGGAGGTTTTGAGGTGTAAGGTTGAGTTGAAAGCGAGGGAATTCGAGGAGGGGCTGTGGGAGAAGCTTAGGTTGAAAGAGGAATTGTTAGAACCAAATGTAGATGAGCTTCGTGTTATTGCTGATAATGTACAGGAGTGTATAAATGAGGCTCAGAGGAAGGAGAGAGAGCTCGAGTCGAGAGCTAAGGAAGTTGAGCTGGCTGAGATGAGAGTCAATGAGCGGCTTAATGAGGTTCAGAGGAAGGAGAGGGAGGTTGAGTCGAAAGAGAGGCGGGTTAATGAACGTGTTAGTAAGGTTGAATTGAAAGAAGAGCATTTGTGTTCGATGGAGAAGTTGATTGAAGGTAACAAAAGGGGTCTGGACCTGCTCATGAAGAATTCAGAGGAGCGCGAAAGGAAGTTGGTGTTGGTGTCTGGTGAACttaaaaggaaagagaaggaACTTCGGCAGCAGGCTGAAGCGCTTGAATTGAAGCGGGCGCAATTTGATTCTCAAGTGAAGTTTCAGCAATTGGAAACTATGCCTGGGACTAACAATGCGGTTATTCCTTCATCTG TGACCAACAACATTTCTTCCCTTGTCAAAGCCGAGGAACCAGAGTCTTCATTGTCTAAACACACAGCAAGTTTTCCTTCCTCAGATCTTCAACTAATTGCCACCAATGATGAAGGATATGTCCCAACGTTTTTGAATGAGAATTTCTGTGGGAATGATTTCATACAGAATGAATTGGCTGCTTCTCTTCGGTTGGTACCAGACCCAGCTAAACTCGTTCTGAATAATATGCAAAAGTCCCTAACTCAGTACttcaaaaatggaaattttgaagaaAGTATAATGTCAGGGAACCTTTCCATATTGAAGGAGCTATTGAATATGTCACCAGATATAGGGTCTCATCTTAAAGAAGATGCAACATATCTAGCAGCCAAGTGGAAAATAAAGATGAGAGGCAATACAGAAAATTCACTGGAGAGTTTGACATTCTTGTTGTTTCTAGCTACGTATGGAATTGTTCATATGTTGAATGTTGATGAGATTGTAAAGCTTTTCGGGTTGATTTCTCAGAGTAAAAGGGCTGTAGAAGTATGTCACTTGCATGCCTTTGCAGTTAAGATCGCTG ATCTTATTCGCAATCTTATTGAAAAGAAACGGCTGGCTGAGGCTGTTAGATGTATTTGCATGTTGAAGTTAACTGACATATTCTCTCTAAAATCACTTCTAGAAGAGTATGTGCAGGATGCAATTAGGTATTCTGATGCAATTTGTGGTTTAGAAATCACTAGTGATGAAAAG GGCAAGTTTGCAAATGGCCAAATGGCTGATGCCAGAGCTTTGGTTCAATGCGTCAAAGAATTCAACCTTGGATCCGAACACCCGTCCAATGCCTTAGAAATACAAATAGTTCAGCTGGAAACACTGGAGGAGAACTGGAGAGTTTTGTTGCCGTCACTTTGTCCCAGTATGGTTGGGGAACAACACGAGCgtggaaaaagaaagaagcatAACAATGGCACTTCTGTACTGATGGCATGA
- the LOC126800765 gene encoding uncharacterized protein LOC126800765 — MEAVRSICAFKLMDKLLPVPLLKEYVENVMMCSEEICQSEMTPNEKGKAVNGKIADLRAVIQCIKDYNLESEYSSKTVGMQIVRLEVMLKELWRSLVPPPVPKGDQTERKRKNPCTSSPAPELQPGKVTKIKFVFGGSKP; from the exons ATGGAGGCTGTTAGATCAATTTGTGCCTTCAAATTAATGGACAAGCTCCTTCCAGTGCCACTCTTAAAAGAATATGTAGAGAATGTGATGATGTGTTCTGAAGAAATTTGCCAGTCTGAGATGACACCTAATGAAAAG GGCAAGGCTGTGAACGGTAAAATAGCTGATCTGAGAGCTGTCATTCAGTGCATCAAAGATTACAACCTCGAGTCTGAATACTCGTCCAAGACTGTTGGGATGCAAATAGTTCGGCTGGAGGTCATGCTCAAGGAACTGTGGAGAAGCTTGGTGCCACCTCCGGTACCCAAAGGTGATCAaacagagagaaaaagaaagaacccCTGTACCAGCTCTCCTGCCCCAGAGTTACAGCCAGGAAAGGTGACCAAAATAAAATTCGTCTTCGGTGGTTCGAAGCCTTGA
- the LOC126800631 gene encoding uncharacterized protein LOC126800631 has product MTATADRVGPVWDRVRAGLRELEELARGQVEARAAEIAEDKRRLKLLELRIDEKNREVCAKEERIEELESSARNADVKLREERLRNLEELSKKCDEEVRLKKGRIHLIQKSMVQCSNTLEARERKIRELELIEERVRGCIGEAEVRAKDLDSVEKSMREERVELDLARKALEEREKSLELLGERLEHKATEIELRERQVEGINARLSEVELREKMMESVEKTIQKDKKHLEVLQNSVAAREEQLISLQRSVQDRENNLFLLQTSVHERERDLDTLSNGLERRERELEMQSKELELKQQQFDSQRTGKQVEPTLAPNNVTAVTSTSDQSQIMDGRSLQLFMNEQVAKIDLAGGLVLSVLQASPDPARLVLDAMRGFYPSNPIAQDKEFESQLRVVRKSCILLLQELRNMSPLIIPQVREEAGKLAADWEQKMVVDDSWEALVFLRLITTYELTSLYDLRELRSLLAMVSQPEQAAELSRELGITDETPVANVISSIVKTERSESLLPRDEATLSASNNQIQNENIVSLPSIVKIERPESSLARNVATLSSPNNYLLQSLLITLQSSSDPSKLVLDMVQRSFTYYSRNRNVGSKGRVVSSNISLLKMLLGLSTHVVSHLKEYATNVASQWKAQLIADTEESEESLGYLLFIAVYGLLATLHEDEIVMLLRRLSQHKQSLKLCRTHPFADYIPG; this is encoded by the exons ATGACGGCGACGGCGGACCGGGTTGGTCCGGTATGGGATCGGGTTCGGGCCGGGTTGCGGGAGCTGGAGGAGCTGGCGAGGGGCCAAGTCGAAGCGAGAGCAGCGGAGATTGCAGAAGATAAGAGACGGCTGAAGCTTCTAGAATTGAGAATTGATGAGAAGAATAGGGAGGTTTGTGCTAAGGAGGAGAGGATAGAGGAGCTTGAGAGTTCCGCGAGAAATGCGGATGTGAAGTTGAGAGAGGAGAGGTTGAGGAATTTGGAGGAGTTGAGTAAGAAATGTGATGAGGAGGTGAGGTTGAAGAAGGGGAGGATTCATTTGATTCAGAAATCGATGGTGCAATGCTCGAATACGTTGGAAGCGAGGGAGAGGAAGATCAGGGAGCTTGAGTTGATTGAGGAGAGGGTGAGGGGTTGCATTGGTGAGGCTGAGGTGAGAGCTAAGGATTTGGATTCAGTGGAAAAATCTATGAGGGAAGAGAGAGTCGAGTTGGATTTAGCTCGGAAGGCATTAGAGGAGCGTGAGAAGAGTTTGGAGTTGCTAGGAGAGAGGCTTGAGCACAAGGCTACTGAGATTGAGCTGAGAGAGAGGCAAGTTGAGGGGATCAATGCGcgtcttagtgaggttgaatTGAGGGAGAagatgatggaatcggttgaGAAAACAATACAGAAGGACAAGAAGCATTTGGAGGTGCTGCAAAACTCGGTAGCAGCGCGAGAGGAGCAGTTAATTTCACTGCAAAGATCGGTGCAGGATCGTGAGAATAACTTGTTTTTACTTCAAACTTCGGTGCATGAGCGTGAGAGAGATTTGGATACACTATCCAATGGACTTGAAAGGAGGGAAAGGGAACTTGAAATGCAGAGTAAAGAGCTTGAGTTGAAGCAGCAACAATTTGATTCGCAGAGGACGGGTAAGCAAGTGGAACCAACTCTTGCTCCTAACAATGTTACTGCTGTAACATCTACAAGTGATCAATCCCAGATCATGGATGGTAGAAGCTTACAGTTGTTTATGAATGAGCAAGTGGCAAAAATTGATTTGGCAGGTGGCTTAGTTTTAAGTGTACTTCAAGCATCACCAGATCCTGCAAGATTGGTTTTGGATGCAATGCGAGGGTTTTATCCCTCAAATCCTATTGCGCAAGACAAAGAGTTTGAGTCTCAGTTGAGGGTTGTAAGAAAGAGTTGTATTCTCTTGCTACAGGAGTTGAGGAATATGTCACCACTAATTATTCCTCAGGTGAGAGAAGAAGCAGGAAAACTGGCAGCTGATTGGGAACAGAAGATGGTAGTTGATGATAGTTGGGAGGCTTTGGTCTTTTTGAGGCTTATCACGACGTATGAATTGACAAGTCTTTATGATCTGAGGGAGCTTCGAAGTCTTCTTGCTATGGTTTCTCAACCAGAACAAGCTGCTGAATTAAGTAGGGAACTTGGTATCACAGATGAGACACCAG TGGCAAACGTCATTTCTTCCATTGTCAAGACTGAGCGATCAGAGTCTTTGCTGCCTAGAGATGAAGCAACTCTTTCTGCTTCAAATAATCAAATACAGAATGAAAACATTGTTTCTCTTCCTTCCATTGTCAAGATTGAAAGACCAGAATCTTCTCTTGCTAGAAACGTAGCAACTCTTTCTTCACCAAATAATTATTTACTGCAAAGTCTGTTGATTACTCTTCAGTCATCATCAGACCCCTCAAAACTTGTGTTAGATATGGTGCAACGGTCTTTTACGTATTACTCGCGAAACAGAAATGTGGGTTCCAAAGGAAGGGTAGTATCAAGTAACATTTCTCTATTGAAGATGCTATTGGGACTCTCAACACATGTTGTATCACATCTGAAAGAATATGCCACAAATGTAGCATCACAGTGGAAAGCACAGTTGATAGCTGATACTGAAGAATCAGAGGAGAGTTTGGGATATTTGCTGTTTATAGCTGTGTACGGATTGCTTGCAACCTTACATGAAGATGAGATTGTAATGCTTCTTAGGAGGCTTTCGCAGCATAAACAGTCTCTAAAGTTATGTCGGACACATCCATTTGCAGATTACATCCCTGGTTAG